The segment TCATCGCCTCGGCATTCGCGAGCGCGTCGACCCGAATCTCGTGCCCGGCCGCGCGGCAGGACGCGAAGATCGCGTTGCCGAGCGCGTTGGCGCATTCGCAGATCGCGCGCGGGGCGCCCGACTCGAGCGCGAACCCGAACGCGCGCTCGAGCGTCGCGACGCCGGCGACATGGCCGCCGATTTCCGAGAGCGATACCCCCAGCATGCGGTGCACCGCCGCGAGGAGTTCGCGATCGCCCATCCGGAACGCGCGTTCGACTTCACCCTCGATGACCGAGATGGCGGTCTCGGTGTCGCCGATGCGCCAGAATCCGGCGGAGAGCGCGAGCGCGGCCTCGACGCCGAGGCGCGCGTCGCCCAGGGCTTCCGCGCGCGCCTGCACGTCGAGCGCGCGCCGGATCGACGAGGCGAACTGCGCATCGTGGTAGTCCGCCTGCGCGAGCGCGAGCGCGGCCCAGCCCGCGACGGTGGCGTCGTCGCAGGCGAGCGCGAGGTCGTGCGCGGTGAGTGCGATGTCGCGCGCCTCGTCGACGCGGCGGGCAGCGAGCGCCTCGAACGCCTTGCCGAGCGGAGTGCCGGAGAACTCGGGCGGCGCGCGTGCCATCACCGCGCTCACGCAACCTCCGTGCCCGAGGACCGCGGCCAGGTCACCGCGTCGTCGGCCCCGCGGCCCCGCCACGCACGTAGTCGAGCAGGCGCGCGCGCGCCTCCTCGACATCGGCCGGCAAGCGGTTGTCGCGCCCTTCGGGGGGCGGCATCGACCACTCGTCCGGCCGCAGGCCGAGCCGGGACGCGATGTCCCGGAGCAATTCGCCCTGGGCCCGGACATAGGTTTCGTAGCGCACCACGAGCACCGGCCGGCCGAGCTCCGACAGGAGCGCGGACCAGCGCTCGTTCTGCTGGCGGAGCATCCGCGCCAGCCGGTGCGTGATGCTCGACGGCTCGAGCGAGACCTGCGATTCGGTCGGTCCGCGCGTGTCGTCGAACGACCACAGGCCGGTGGCGAGCGAAACCTGCCACGACACGGCCTGTGCCGCGAGGTCGTCGCGCAGCAGGAACACCAGCAGGTCCGCGCGGGCGAGCCAGCGCTCACGCGACGCCGGATGCTGTTCGCACTGGCGCCATTGGAGCTTCGCGGCGAACACGCCGTTCCCGGTCGTGCGATGTTCCTCCACCGCGTCGAGGTAGCCGGCATCGCCGGGGGCCCCGTCGCGCCACCGCGTCCGCAACGCCGTGCGCGTCTGGGCGCGCAGGTATTCGGTGGGGATCCCCAGGCCCGCGTTGACCATCTGGCGGCACAGCAGATAGGAACCCGACCTCGGCGTGCTGCAGATCACGACGCGGCGCACCGGTCGCTGCGGACGCGGCCGGTCCCATTCGGGCCGGTCGAGTTCGTCGTGGTGCATGCGCCGGTAGTCCACGGGTCCGGGTGTCGTTGTGGAAGCGCCGCGCAGTCTACACCGGCGAGGTCCATGCGAACCGGGCAGGCGAAACCGAAGTGCGACAATCGGATGCGCACGCCGACCGACGATGACCGCATTCGCCTCTTTCGTGGCGCTGACCGCGCCGCTGTTCGCACTGATCGCGCTGGGCTTCGTGCTCGCGCGGCGCGGCCGCTGGCGGGAGAGCGCGACCGAAGCGCTGACGCGATTCTGCTTCGCGGTCGCGATCCCTGCCCTGCTCTTCCGTCTGATGAGCGATTTCCCGTCGCTGCCGCGCGCCGACCCGCGCGTGCTTCTCGCGTACTTCGGCGCCTGCTTCGTCGTGTTCTTCATCGGGCGGCTCGTGTCGCGCCACGGATTCCGGCACGACGGCGTCGAACAGTCGGTGTTCGGCCTGGCCGGAACCTTCTCCAATTCGGTGCTGCTCGGCATCCCGCTCATGCAGGTGACGCTCGGCACGGCCGCGATGCCCACGGTGTCCCTCGTGGTCGTGTTCAACGCGCTCGTGCTCTGGACGCTCGTGAGCGTGTCGGTCGAGATCGCGCGCGCGAATGCGATGTCGGCGGGGACCTTTTTCGCGACCGCGAAATCGGTCGTCGCCAACCCGGTCGTCGCGAGCATCCTCGCGGGCACCGCGTTCGGCTTCACCGGGGCCTCGCTTCCGGCCTGGCTCGACCGCACGCTCGCGCTCCTCGCGCAGGCGGCGGTGCCG is part of the Burkholderiales bacterium genome and harbors:
- a CDS encoding AEC family transporter, which codes for MTAFASFVALTAPLFALIALGFVLARRGRWRESATEALTRFCFAVAIPALLFRLMSDFPSLPRADPRVLLAYFGACFVVFFIGRLVSRHGFRHDGVEQSVFGLAGTFSNSVLLGIPLMQVTLGTAAMPTVSLVVVFNALVLWTLVSVSVEIARANAMSAGTFFATAKSVVANPVVASILAGTAFGFTGASLPAWLDRTLALLAQAAVPMSLVALGMGLGGHAIGALWRPSAAMTAMKLVAMPSVAWGLARLVGLPGVETTVVVAMAALPIGANVYLMARQFGALEAPVAAGLVLSTSLAAVGTPVVLALLGAAPP